In Helianthus annuus cultivar XRQ/B chromosome 8, HanXRQr2.0-SUNRISE, whole genome shotgun sequence, a single genomic region encodes these proteins:
- the LOC110873263 gene encoding protein DOUBLE-STRAND BREAK FORMATION isoform X1: MCISHQISLFCSLIQARRFDDGTLRILESILTTRDVKSLLDLQHSLKNFMRRESVTVLREINELHVDHKLLILEFFVCAFAITGDLESCLALRYEALVLREVNCGVDQRLHVSYSEWFAFAEHAVENRFYAIARKACEKALACFQTNDKLKTKDADTLSEHMEAIRKVKRLKDLATVRGSSQSVQAQTVEYLKTKIIQHDKASTRVIKEKQPSASFLFRNGIKKHNARKLQELQRL, translated from the exons ATGTGCATCTCCCACCAAATCTCTCTGTTCTGCTCTCTCATACAAGCTAGAAG ATTCGACGACGGAACTTTACGCATTCTGGAGTCGATTTTAACCACCAGAGACGTCAAATCATTGCTAGATCTGCAACACAGCCTGAAAAACTTCATGAGACGTGAATCTGTAACCGTTCTTCGTGAAATTAACGAACTACATGTTGATCACAAGCTTCTGATCCTTGAATTCTTCGTTTGCGCATTTGCAATTACCGGAGATCTAGAG AGCTGTTTGGCGTTGAGATATGAGGCGTTGGTTTTGCGAGAGGTGAATTGTGGTGTAGATCAGCGGTTACATGTTTCGTATAGCGAATGGTTTGCGTTTGCTGAGCATGCTGTTGAGAATAGGTTTTATGCCATTGCCAGAAAG GCATGTGAGAAAGCACTTGCATGCTTTCAAACAAACGATAAACTTAAAACAAAAGATGCAGATACATTATCTGAACACATGGAAGCGATTAGAAAAGTCAAGAGACTGAAGGACCTTGCTACGGTCAGAGGTTCTTCACAATCCG TTCAGGCACAAACAGTCGAATacttgaaaacaaaaataatcCAACACGACAAAGCTTCCACACgtgttataaaagaaaaacaacctTCAGCCAGCTTTCTGTTCAGGAATGGAATTAAGAAGCATAACGCGCGTAAGCTGCAAGAATTGCAAAGGCTATAG
- the LOC110870273 gene encoding uncharacterized protein LOC110870273, which yields MTLAGPWKNIISVGQLVLHADIDLKNAASATWASGNNIQFWLDSWADPIPFYVKFPELFKAERNKECLVEDRVDLGDSGPMYSWDWERPILDDPVILQLQHMKTLIDSLAVNMGSDKWSWKYDANGCFTVAGIKKILSSVNRDSPVRAFEWNNWVPKKVAIVAWRAEMERLPTKCALVARNIPVQVQDCVFCGEVSETSEHLFVACHFAQSIWLSIAEWCNIQPIIAFGINDLLSIHEISSGSSKKRKAVHAVVLVAIWCIWKLRNEMVFRQGVPNYAKTLDEIKSMAYLWIKNRSKMGMLTWEDWGRFCFR from the coding sequence caATTGGTACTACATGCGGATATAGACCTCAAAAATGCCGCTTCAGCAACATGGGCTAGTGGGAATAATATCCAGTTCTGGTTGGATAGTTGGGCCGACCCGATACCATTTTATGTTAAATTCCCAGAGCTATTTAAGGCTGAAAGAAATAAAGAATGTCTGGTGGAAGACCGGGTGGATCTGGGTGACTCGGGGCCGATGTATTCATGGGATTGGGAGCGGCCTATACTCGATGACCCGGTAATCCTTCAGTTACAACATATGAAGACTTTGATTGATTCTTTAGCTGTGAACATGGGGTCGGACAAGTGGTCTTGGAAGTACGATGCAAATGGATGTTTTACCGTGGCCGGTATCAAGAAGATTTTAAGCTCCGTTAACCGGGACAGCCCTGTACGAGCTTTTGAATGGAATAATTGGGTTCCGAAAAAGGTCGCGATTGTGGCATGGAGGGCAGAAATGGAACGGCTTCCGACTAAGTGTGCACTTGTGGCTCGCAATATCCCGGTTCAAGTTCAGGATTGTGTGTTTTGTGGCGAGGTTTCCGAGACAAGTGAACATTTGTTCGTTGCTTGCCATTTCGCACAATCTATATGGTTAAGTATCGCGGAGTGGTGTAATATTCAGCCGATCATAGCTTTTGGGATTAATGATCTACTTAGTATACACGAAATTAGTTCCGGATCGTCGAAGAAGAGAAAGGCGGTCCATGCAGTGGTGTTGGTGGCTATATGGTGCATATGGAAACTAAGGAATGAGATGGTATTCAGACAAGGAGTTCCGAACTACGCAAAGACTTTGGATGAGATAAAATCGATGGCGTATCTTTGGATTAAGAATAGATCTAAAATGGGAATGTTAACATGGGAGGATTGGGGAAGATTTTGTTTTCGCTAG
- the LOC110873261 gene encoding probable prefoldin subunit 2: MAGVSGSEHREPINEQEVAAKYGSIRTEMNQIYSKITELEMEVSEHSLVINAIQPLDPTRRCYRMIGGVLVERTIKEVLPAVQQNKEGIEVVIARLNEALERKKKELTDFETKYKIRIRKNDGESVDDNSKKEGSAQGVLVGPANA, encoded by the coding sequence ATGGCGGGTGTTTCTGGAAGTGAACACAGGGAGCCGATAAACGAGCAAGAAGTTGCAGCCAAGTATGGCAGCATAAGAACAGAGATGAATCAAATTTACTCCAAAATCACAGAACTCGAGATGGAAGTAAGCGAACACTCGTTGGTCATTAACGCCATACAGCCACTCGATCCTACAAGGCGTTGCTACAGAATGATTGGCGGCGTGCTCGTTGAAAGAACGATCAAGGAAGTTTTGCCAGCTGTCCAACAAAACAAGGAAGGAATTGAAGTGGTAATTGCTCGACTTAATGAAGCGTTggagaggaagaagaaagagttgACTGATTTTGAAACTAAGTACAAGATTCGGATTAGGAAAAATGATGGTGAGTCTGTGGATGATAATAGCAAGAAAGAAGGGTCTGCACAGGGTGTTCTTGTGGGTCCCGCTAATGCGTAA
- the LOC110873262 gene encoding preprotein translocase subunit SECE1, with protein MAFSLTQFPLPTASPPTKPTTTKLSTTFKSNFTTTTTVKINNHHHRFTLIRNAAEEQQQKPTTTESETTQQQQQPPSDEELSELGAEIKKAMMDRDEVKKDESIWGGVAEEIGRIEWPAFNKVLGTTGVVLGVIAGSSVVLLTVNAVLAELSDRVFAGRGVQDFFG; from the coding sequence ATGGCATTCTCTCTCACACAATTCCCACTCCCCACCGCATCACCACCAacaaaacccaccaccacaaaACTCTCAACAACATTCAAATCCaatttcaccaccaccaccaccgtaaaaatcaacaaccaccaccaccgatTCACCCTCATCCGCAACGCCgcagaagaacaacaacaaaaacCCACAACCACAGAATCCGAAACaactcaacaacaacaacaaccaccgtCGGATGAGGAATTATCGGAACTGGGTGCAGAGATCAAGAAGGCCATGATGGATAGAGACGAGGTTAAGAAAGATGAGAGTATATGGGGCGGAGTAGCGGAGGAGATTGGCCGGATTGAGTGGCCGGCGTTTAATAAGGTGTTAGGGACAACAGGGGTTGTGCTGGGGGTTATTGCCGGTTCCAGTGTCGTTTTGCTTACTGTTAATGCCGTTTTGGCTGAGCTTTCTGATCGGGTGTTCGCCGGACGTGGGGTTCAGGATTTTTTTGGATAA
- the LOC110873263 gene encoding protein DOUBLE-STRAND BREAK FORMATION isoform X2: MCISHQISLFCSLIQARRFDDGTLRILESILTTRDVKSLLDLQHSLKNFMRRESVTVLREINELHVDHKLLILEFFVCAFAITGDLESCLALRYEALVLREVNCGVDQRLHVSYSEWFAFAEHAVENRFYAIARKACEKALACFQTNDKLKTKDADTLSEHMEAIRKVKRLKDLATVRGSSQSGTNSRILENKNNPTRQSFHTCYKRKTTFSQLSVQEWN, translated from the exons ATGTGCATCTCCCACCAAATCTCTCTGTTCTGCTCTCTCATACAAGCTAGAAG ATTCGACGACGGAACTTTACGCATTCTGGAGTCGATTTTAACCACCAGAGACGTCAAATCATTGCTAGATCTGCAACACAGCCTGAAAAACTTCATGAGACGTGAATCTGTAACCGTTCTTCGTGAAATTAACGAACTACATGTTGATCACAAGCTTCTGATCCTTGAATTCTTCGTTTGCGCATTTGCAATTACCGGAGATCTAGAG AGCTGTTTGGCGTTGAGATATGAGGCGTTGGTTTTGCGAGAGGTGAATTGTGGTGTAGATCAGCGGTTACATGTTTCGTATAGCGAATGGTTTGCGTTTGCTGAGCATGCTGTTGAGAATAGGTTTTATGCCATTGCCAGAAAG GCATGTGAGAAAGCACTTGCATGCTTTCAAACAAACGATAAACTTAAAACAAAAGATGCAGATACATTATCTGAACACATGGAAGCGATTAGAAAAGTCAAGAGACTGAAGGACCTTGCTACGGTCAGAGGTTCTTCACAATCCG GCACAAACAGTCGAATacttgaaaacaaaaataatcCAACACGACAAAGCTTCCACACgtgttataaaagaaaaacaacctTCAGCCAGCTTTCTGTTCAGGAATGGAATTAA